The following coding sequences are from one Nilaparvata lugens isolate BPH chromosome 6, ASM1435652v1, whole genome shotgun sequence window:
- the LOC120351809 gene encoding uncharacterized protein LOC120351809, which translates to MAGLKGADSNKKKYNPEFSPAQTQGYLIKMFNITENSRLLMDQALRTKSIEIEYFGEHSRKDDIVNRPLYDHFYHPNLDFDKKSQRCDRFRPTRFQNSIHEEERKRVVPVRTSSIYGHRTPRLEELALTFHGKSAEMKRSFYNRCKVNLQPELEMAVVEKRLMIDPMCK; encoded by the exons aTGGCTGGATTAAAAGGCGCAGActcaaataagaaaaaatataatccGGAATTCTCTCCTGCACAGACTCAGggatatttaataaaaatgttcaatattaCTGAAAATAGTAGGCTTTTAATGGATCAG GCTCTTAGAACAAAAAGCATTGAGATAGAGTACTTTGGCGAGCATTCCAGGAAAGACGATATAGTCAATAGACCTCTCTACGATCATTTCTATCATCCAAATTTGGATTTTGATAAAAAGTCTCAAAGATGTGATCGGTTTCGACCGACCAGGTTTCAGAATAGTATTCATGAAGAG GAAAGAAAGAGAGTTGTGCCGGTAAGAACATCATCTATTTATGGCCATAGAACACCCAGACTAGAAGAATTAGCATTAACATTCCATGGAAAATCCGCAGAGATGAAGAGGTCTTTTTACAATAGGTGTAAAGTGAATTTACAGCCCGAATTAGAAATGGCAGTAGTTGAGAAACGACTGATGATTGATCCCATGTGCAAATAA